One window from the genome of Hyalangium ruber encodes:
- a CDS encoding XdhC family protein produces the protein MKELEDILRARARASGPLVLATVVAVSGSAYRRPGARMLMGEDGWLSGGVSGGCLEGDIVRKAFFWTAQGPRVLRYDSTGDNAEDEGGLSFALGCNGVVDVLLERWEPGPMDPLAFVDEARRQSRRAVVATVYQGPSSALGARLLLRDDGVEASNLSGPLRDAVRTAAGEALAVGRTWSGPCGGADVLVEVVDPPTPVVVFGGGFDVAPVVTQAVSLGWHVTVVADKPAETLRRRFPKAHAVVASKAVEVLEKVTLSPRTLAVVMTHSLPQDRELLARLLPQPVRYLGVLGPRSRTDRLLAELSPAPMAAHLDKLHAPIGLDVGAEGPEEVALSIVAELRAVLAEREGGKLRERQAPIHAPASPEMRRLA, from the coding sequence GTGAAGGAGCTCGAGGACATCCTCCGGGCGCGCGCGCGCGCTTCGGGCCCGCTGGTGCTGGCCACCGTGGTGGCCGTGTCGGGCTCGGCCTACCGCCGGCCCGGAGCGCGCATGCTGATGGGCGAGGACGGCTGGCTCTCGGGAGGCGTGAGCGGCGGGTGCCTGGAGGGTGACATCGTCCGCAAGGCGTTCTTCTGGACGGCCCAGGGCCCGCGCGTGCTGCGCTACGACTCCACGGGAGACAACGCCGAGGACGAGGGCGGCCTGTCCTTCGCGCTCGGGTGCAACGGCGTGGTGGACGTGCTGCTGGAGCGCTGGGAGCCCGGGCCGATGGATCCGCTCGCCTTCGTCGACGAGGCGCGGCGACAGTCGCGGCGCGCGGTGGTGGCCACGGTGTACCAGGGGCCCTCGAGCGCCCTGGGCGCGCGGTTGCTGCTGCGGGACGACGGCGTGGAGGCCAGCAACCTCTCGGGGCCGCTGAGGGACGCGGTGCGCACGGCGGCCGGCGAGGCGCTGGCGGTGGGACGCACCTGGAGCGGCCCGTGCGGCGGCGCGGACGTGCTGGTGGAGGTGGTGGATCCGCCCACGCCGGTGGTGGTGTTCGGCGGCGGCTTCGACGTGGCGCCGGTGGTGACGCAGGCGGTGAGCCTCGGCTGGCACGTCACCGTGGTGGCCGACAAGCCCGCCGAGACGTTGCGGCGGCGCTTCCCCAAGGCCCACGCCGTGGTGGCCTCCAAGGCCGTCGAGGTGCTGGAGAAGGTGACTCTGTCGCCGCGCACCCTGGCGGTGGTGATGACGCACAGCCTGCCGCAGGACCGTGAGCTGCTCGCCCGGCTGCTGCCCCAGCCGGTGCGCTACCTGGGCGTGCTGGGGCCGCGCTCACGCACGGACCGCCTGTTGGCGGAGCTGTCCCCCGCGCCGATGGCCGCGCACCTCGACAAGCTGCATGCGCCCATCGGGTTGGACGTGGGCGCCGAGGGGCCGGAGGAAGTGGCCCTCTCCATCGTGGCTGAGCTGCGCGCGGTGCTGGCCGAGCGCGAGGGCGGCAAGCTGCGCGAGCGGCAGGCACCCATCCACGCTCCCGCCTCTCCGGAGATGCGGAGGCTTGCGTGA
- a CDS encoding nucleotidyltransferase family protein, whose protein sequence is MRVAGVVLAAGGSSRLGRPKQLLVHEGRTLVRRVAEAAVAAGLSPVVVVLGARAEEVASELAGLPVRTVHNPAWEAGMGSSLHVGVRALGEPVDAALVMLCDQLRVDAAHLQALAETFARTGAPIVASGYGDTRGVPALFARSVFPELEALGADQGARGVIAHEPSRVVEVALPGGVEDIDTASDLSRLR, encoded by the coding sequence GTGAGGGTGGCCGGGGTGGTGCTCGCCGCGGGGGGCTCCTCGCGGCTGGGGCGCCCCAAGCAGCTGCTCGTGCATGAGGGCAGGACGCTGGTGCGCCGCGTGGCCGAGGCGGCCGTGGCGGCGGGGCTCTCTCCGGTGGTGGTGGTGCTCGGCGCCCGCGCCGAGGAGGTGGCCTCCGAGCTGGCGGGGCTCCCCGTGCGCACCGTCCACAACCCGGCGTGGGAGGCCGGAATGGGCAGCTCGCTCCACGTGGGCGTGCGGGCGCTCGGCGAGCCGGTGGACGCGGCGCTGGTGATGCTGTGCGATCAGCTCCGCGTGGATGCCGCGCACCTCCAGGCGTTGGCGGAGACCTTCGCGCGCACGGGCGCCCCCATCGTGGCCTCGGGCTACGGCGACACGCGCGGGGTGCCCGCGCTGTTTGCTCGCTCCGTCTTCCCCGAACTGGAGGCGCTCGGAGCGGACCAGGGGGCGCGCGGGGTGATTGCCCACGAGCCCTCCCGCGTGGTGGAGGTGGCCCTACCGGGCGGCGTCGAGGACATCGACACCGCCTCGGACTTGAGCCGCCTGCGCTGA
- a CDS encoding helix-turn-helix domain-containing protein — MRREATPAALAQAKVGFTLGIKIANKRDFVCERFGMPAWQALLATLSEGDRTRIEAVDPAAWYETGLHERLLNALCQQLHADDALLLTMGRADADRELSTVFRWFLRLMRPSFAIRNMNLYWRRAHDTGHWNSRQEGTQVTAELRDWALVHRAACITVLGNMGRVMELFGARVGLLEHPECRAEGAPLCIFRAHLELASDEPRTGARPTRADLSAVARELTQYRDRAALAEALARLVRSMLSCPRMELWATGPNGRMQLLCLSGDRGAGDTRHFVLEVAGQSVGRLEVELPDGNSGRGVDELLRELVPWIAVSLQMTRSETDAAEGNGESELARRLRRAREACQLTRRQVEVLELVVSGKTNKEIALTLGLSEGTVEVHVTNLLRKLGTSNRAGLVALFWGEL; from the coding sequence TTGCGTCGAGAAGCCACACCAGCCGCACTGGCTCAAGCCAAGGTCGGCTTCACCCTGGGCATCAAGATCGCCAACAAGCGGGACTTCGTCTGCGAGCGCTTCGGAATGCCCGCCTGGCAGGCGCTGCTGGCCACCTTGTCGGAGGGGGACCGCACCCGCATCGAGGCGGTGGATCCGGCCGCCTGGTACGAGACGGGACTGCACGAGCGGCTGCTCAACGCCTTGTGCCAGCAGCTCCACGCCGACGACGCGCTGCTGTTGACGATGGGGCGGGCGGACGCGGACCGGGAGCTGTCCACGGTGTTCCGCTGGTTCCTGCGGCTGATGCGCCCCTCGTTCGCCATCCGCAACATGAACCTGTACTGGCGAAGGGCGCACGACACCGGACATTGGAACTCGCGCCAGGAGGGCACGCAGGTCACCGCGGAGCTGCGGGACTGGGCGCTCGTCCACCGTGCCGCGTGCATCACGGTGCTCGGCAACATGGGCCGCGTCATGGAGCTCTTCGGTGCGCGGGTGGGCCTGCTGGAGCACCCCGAGTGTCGCGCCGAGGGCGCTCCGCTGTGCATCTTCCGGGCTCATCTGGAGCTGGCCTCGGATGAGCCGCGAACGGGGGCCCGGCCGACGCGCGCGGACCTGTCGGCGGTGGCCCGTGAGCTGACCCAGTATCGGGACCGGGCGGCGCTGGCCGAGGCGCTGGCGCGGCTGGTGCGCTCGATGCTGAGCTGCCCTCGGATGGAGCTCTGGGCCACGGGCCCCAACGGGCGGATGCAGCTGCTCTGCCTCTCGGGAGACCGAGGGGCGGGCGACACGCGCCACTTCGTGCTCGAGGTGGCGGGCCAGTCCGTGGGGCGGCTGGAGGTGGAGCTTCCGGACGGCAACTCCGGGCGCGGGGTGGATGAGCTGCTGCGCGAGCTGGTGCCGTGGATCGCGGTGTCGCTGCAGATGACCCGCTCCGAAACGGATGCGGCCGAGGGGAACGGGGAGAGCGAGCTGGCGCGCCGGCTGCGCCGGGCCCGCGAGGCCTGTCAGCTCACGCGCCGGCAGGTGGAGGTGCTGGAGCTGGTGGTGTCCGGGAAGACGAACAAGGAGATCGCCCTCACGCTCGGGCTGAGCGAGGGGACGGTGGAGGTACACGTCACCAACCTGCTGCGCAAGCTGGGCACCAGCAACCGCGCCGGGCTTGTGGCCTTGTTCTGGGGTGAGCTGTAA